AATCACTGGAACTACTCAAGAAGACCTTCACAAACAATACGAAGCAGAAGCTGAGTCACGCACTAAGACTAACCTTGTTATTGAAGCAGTTGCGAAGGCTGAAGGATTTGACGCTACTGAAGAAGAAATCCAAAAAGAAATCGAACAATTGGCAGCAACTTACAACATGGAAGTTGCGCAAGTTCAAAACTTGCTTTCAGCTGATATGTTGAAACACGATATCGCAATCAAAAAAGCTGTTGAATTGATCACAAGCACAGCAACAGTAAAATAATCTTAAAAGATAAAAAGCCCACCTGATTTGGTGGGTTTTCTGATGGTCTATTTTCCAAAAATTTCTTTGAGGTCTGCGTCGGTAATTCCAATCATGGCGGGGATATTAGACCAGTTTTCCTCGGTGAGGATGTAGGATAGAGGAGAATCCTCTTGATTTTTCGTTTTGCTAGGAGCTGGGCTGGTTTGGTCGGTAGAATCGACCAGATCTTTAAAGCGTTCAATCAGATAGGTCTTACGGGCAGTTCCGATATGTTTGACTGCATAGTCAAAGGCCTGTAATTCGCCTAGTAGGATGAGCTTGCTCTTAGCCCGTGTAATAGCCGTATAGATGAGATTGCGTTCCAGCATGCGCTTGCTAGCACTGGTGATGGGCAGGATGACAACGGGAAACTCACTTCCCTGAGACTTATGGATACTCATAGCATAGGCTAGGCGAATCTTGTACCATTCGTTACGTGGGTAGACGACCTCATTGCCGTCAAAATCAATGACAATCTCGTCTTGTTTAGACTCGGTGTATTTTCCAGGAATCAGGTCTGTGATGTAGCCTAGGTCTCCATTAAAGACATTGACTTCAGCGTCGTTGACTAGGTGAATAACCTTGTCCCCTGTTCGATAGTGGCACTGAGTTGCTTCAAAGCTAACTTGCCCCTTTTGCTGAGGATTGAGCAGGTCTTGCATGAGTTGGTTAATGGCGTCAATACCAGCAGTTCCTCGATACATAGGCGCAAGCACCTGAATATCACGAGCCGGAATGCCACTTCTGAGGGCTGCGCCAAGAATTTTCTCAATGGTAGCTGGGATATGGCCACTAGCGATTTCAAAGTAGGAACGGTCAGGTTTTTTCTGGGTAAAGTCGGCTGGCAAGATGCCTTGTCGAATCTGACTAGCCAAGGTAACGATAGTTGATTCTTCGCTCTGACGGTAAATCCGTTCCAAGCGAGTCTGCGGAATCAGGGGTATCTGGAGCAGATCAGCCAGGACTTGTCCAGGACTAACAGAAGGTAGCTGGTCGCTATCGCCCACGATGAGAATTTTACTGTTAGAAGAGATGTTGGAGAAAAGTTGGTTGGCTAGCCAAGTGTCCACCATAGAAAACTCATCTACGATGATGAAGTCGGCATCCAGATAATCTTCCAGATGACTGGTATCATCGTCTCCCGTCATCCCCAAATGGCGGTGAATGGTCGCGCTAGGCAAACCTGTTAATTCATTCATGCGCCGAGCTGCTCGACCAGTTGGAGCTGCTAGAAGGATAGGCAGGTTGCTTTTTTTTCTGAGGTCAAATCCCTCTAAGAGGGCATAGACAGCGATAATTCCATTGATAACAGTCGTCTTACCAGTACCAGGTCCACCTGTTAGGATAAAGACCTTGTTCTGGATAGCATCGCAGATAGCCTGTTTTTGGATGCTATCATACTCAATACCCAGTTCCTCCTCGACACTAGCGATATGCTTTTGAATGGTTTCTAAATCCTGATTTTTCTGTTTTCCTTTTTCAAGGATACGAACCAAGTGACTGCGAATACCTTCCTCGGCGAAAAAGAGGCTATTGTCAAAGATTTTGGTATCAATCTGCTGAACCTTGTCTTCTTCGATGAGGTAGGAGAGTTCTTGGGCTACTTGGCTGGGATCCAGTTCCACGGGACGGGAAGACTCGAGGAGAGTCAGGGTCTGTTCTAGCAAATCACGGGCTTTCATATAGGTATCACCCGTATCCATACAACCTTGAAAGAGACTGTGGACAAGGCCAGCACGGAAGCGCTCGGGAGCTTGGCTTTCGATGCCTAGTTCGGCGGCTAATTGGTCAGCAATGGTAAAACCCAAACCCTTGATATCCTCAACCAGTTGATAGGGATAGTTTTCGACAATATCCAGCGTTTCTTCCTTGTAAAAGTCTTGAATCTGAAAGGCCAATTTATTAGGAATGCCGTAGTTGGCTAGTTTTGCCAAGACCATTTCTGTCCCATAGTTGAGACGAAGTGTAGAGACGAAAGCCTCACGGTTTTTGGCAGAGAGTCCTGAGATGCTTTCTAGCTTTTCAGGATGCTCCAGAATTTCGTCAATGGTATTTTCACCATAGCAATCCACGATTTTTTGAGCCGTTTTGAGACCAATTCCCTTGAAGTGGCTACTCGAAAAGTACTTAACTAGCCCTTTTTTAGTTGGTTTTGCCCGTTCATAACGGCTGATTTGCAGTTGTTCTCCGTACTTGGAGTGTTGAACGATTTGTCCCCAAAAGGTGTAGTCTTCCCCTTCAATCACGTCAGTCATAGTTCCTGTAACGATGATTTCAAAATCGTCAAAGTCCTCCGCATTGGTATCTTCGATATCTAGGAGGAGAATGCGATAAAAATTGCTGGGATTTTCAAAAATAATCCGTTCAATAGTGCCTGAAAAATAAACTTCCATAGATTTCCTTTTTGATAGAAAAAGAGCTGGGATAGAGCTTTCAGTTAGGCTTTCCTTGGATTTGGGACTTGGTACAAGATATTGCCAAGTTGCAATCTAATCCTAAAAGCTAACTCAAAAAGACTATCGCAGCATCTAGTTGCTGGTTTTAAAAAATTCCGATACGGTTGAGTGGCCAGAAACGGAATTTGGCTTCTCCTTTGATTTGACTGGCTTTAAAGGTTCCGACATGGCGACTGTCACTGGAAACCAAACGGTCATCTCCAAGGAGGAGGTACTCACCCTCGGGTACGGTAAAGCTGAAGCTGGTGTTGAAATTCACATCGACAGTAAAGGCTTGAGCTTTCTGGGCTAGACTTCTAAAATAGACTC
Above is a window of Streptococcus oralis subsp. dentisani DNA encoding:
- a CDS encoding SF1B family DNA helicase RecD2, with product MEVYFSGTIERIIFENPSNFYRILLLDIEDTNAEDFDDFEIIVTGTMTDVIEGEDYTFWGQIVQHSKYGEQLQISRYERAKPTKKGLVKYFSSSHFKGIGLKTAQKIVDCYGENTIDEILEHPEKLESISGLSAKNREAFVSTLRLNYGTEMVLAKLANYGIPNKLAFQIQDFYKEETLDIVENYPYQLVEDIKGLGFTIADQLAAELGIESQAPERFRAGLVHSLFQGCMDTGDTYMKARDLLEQTLTLLESSRPVELDPSQVAQELSYLIEEDKVQQIDTKIFDNSLFFAEEGIRSHLVRILEKGKQKNQDLETIQKHIASVEEELGIEYDSIQKQAICDAIQNKVFILTGGPGTGKTTVINGIIAVYALLEGFDLRKKSNLPILLAAPTGRAARRMNELTGLPSATIHRHLGMTGDDDTSHLEDYLDADFIIVDEFSMVDTWLANQLFSNISSNSKILIVGDSDQLPSVSPGQVLADLLQIPLIPQTRLERIYRQSEESTIVTLASQIRQGILPADFTQKKPDRSYFEIASGHIPATIEKILGAALRSGIPARDIQVLAPMYRGTAGIDAINQLMQDLLNPQQKGQVSFEATQCHYRTGDKVIHLVNDAEVNVFNGDLGYITDLIPGKYTESKQDEIVIDFDGNEVVYPRNEWYKIRLAYAMSIHKSQGSEFPVVILPITSASKRMLERNLIYTAITRAKSKLILLGELQAFDYAVKHIGTARKTYLIERFKDLVDSTDQTSPAPSKTKNQEDSPLSYILTEENWSNIPAMIGITDADLKEIFGK